The following DNA comes from Pongo pygmaeus isolate AG05252 chromosome 9, NHGRI_mPonPyg2-v2.0_pri, whole genome shotgun sequence.
ATCCTATAGCTTCACTGTTTGCTGTCATTACTCTGTGTTCCTTCCTGTTCTAGGCTGAAAGCCTAGAGGGCTCTACACTGCAAGTCATCTCATCTAATTTGTACTATTCAAATCCTGGCTGTAGTTCATATTCCAGCAGaggtaatattttacatttctgtaatGAGGACAAAGCAGCTTTAGAAATGTTTTCAAAggattttttatgtttattattatgtataatttgcccatagttttcttttttttcaactttattgagatatggtTGACAAATATGACTtgaatatatttaaggtatacaatgtgatgatttgatatacgTATACCCTGTGAAATGATGACCACAtgcaagctaattaacatagcaACATATCAATCACCTTACATACTTACcctctgtgcatgtgtgttgtgAGAACACGTGACATCTACTTCTgcagcaaatttcaagtacacatttttattaacttcAGTCACCATGCTATATGTTGGAACCTCAGAAATtattcatcttaaaaataaaagtttgtatCTGTTgactaatatttttcatttcctccCACAGTCACCCCAAACCCTTGGCAAACACCACTGTACTCACTGTTACTGAGTTAGACTCTTTTCTAGCTTCCACATTAAGCAAAATTAGGcagcatttgtatttctgtgttggGCTTATTCcacatagcataatgtcctccaggttggTCTATTTCATTGCAAATGACAGAGTGTCCTTCCCTTTTAAGggtaaataatattctattgtataaatagaccacattttctttatccgttggTCTGTTGATAGActcttaggttgtttccaatattttgtctattgtgaatcatgctgcaataaacatggagtgCAAATATGTCTTGGAAACAGCGATTTAATTACCTTTGGATATATAGTCAGAAGTGGGAATCTTGGATCATACAGTAGTAATAGTTTGAATCTTTagacctccatactgttttccataatggctgtaccattttacattcccatgaaTTGTGTACACGGGTTCCATTTTCTCCCCATACCTACCaacatttgttttgctttgacttttttggttttcaaaaataatactaaCAGGCAAgatgtggtatctcattgttttttgttttttgtttgtttgttttctgagacggagtttcgctcttgttgcccaagctggagtgcaatggcgtgatcttacctcactgcaacctcctcctcccaggttcaagcgattctcctgcctcagcctcctgtgtagctggaattacaggtgtccaccatcacacccggctaattttttgagtCTGTGGATTATACAAGTAGTGAGGTCTTTGGGACTCAAAAGCATATGGACAGAACTTAAATCTATGTAAGTGGATAAAATTACTCAGGAAGAGATTCTTGATTGAGAAGACAGGGAAGTCCATATTTGTATCATTTGAATGTGGAAACATTCAGAAAGAGAAACGAATCCAATAAGGCAAAAAAGGTTAGGGATTAAAGAAGCAAGCCAGAGTTGTGTGGTGTCtggaagccaaaagaagaaaaatttcccaGCAGAAGGGTGTGGTCAATTATATCAATGTTGCTGAAAGGTTGATGGAGGAGAATATGGAGGTGAACATTTTATTTAGCACATTAATGATAATTTTGACAAAGAACAGATCCATAGAAAGAGACCAGAGCTTGATTGAAAGTGTGTTAAGATGTGAATAGAAGATCAGCAGAGGAGAAAATGGGCATAAATGttccctttgtatttttttttttttcctgtgaagagaagctgaaaataaTGCTACATTTACTGAGGGGGATTGGAGTCATGCAAAGActtcttactttatttatttatttatttatttatgtatttatttattttgagacagactctcactctgttgcccaggctggagtgcagtggtgcaatctcagctcactgcagtctctgcctcctgggttcaagcagttataATGAGGGAAAACAGGAAGTGTACATGCAGGCACAGATATGTGGAAGATTTGAAGAGGGCTTTGTAGCCAACTGCTTCTGTTCTAGTGAAGTGTGAGGCAAGGCATCAGCTTAGAATGATGGTGTGGAATGGTCATTTTAAAACTGACTGAGACTAGGTTCCAGAAGCATAGTCATGCACCATGCTTGACTATGGAAGGCAAGGCTGAATATTGTAAACAATGCTCAAATTACAAATTAATTTATCagttaaatatattcacaatcAAATTACAAGTGAGCTATTAAGATGTGAATGATAGAATCAAATGTCTTCCAAAAGagtaaagaggagaaagaagctaGAACTGAAGAGTTAGCCTAAATATAGCTTACTAGAACACGTCTGATGAAGGtagtaaaataatagaaaatgaaaggattactttaaaatattactagAAAAATGGTAGCTTTGACAAAAGTTGAAACATCACCATTTTCACATGTAAAGATAAGTTCGACATTTATtgttaaagttaaacatatagaGTGAGtgacaaaacatataaaatatgtaaattgttaCCTAAGTTGAACTGTATGATGCACAGCAAAGACGTCAATGAGAATAGAAAATTATATCCTAACAGTAAAAATCactggaaacaaaataaaagatatccttcactatacaaatattttaaatatttctctgtCTAAAAATTTCTGCCATGCAGATATTAGAAGCCAAATAACAAATTGAAAAGAAGTTATTACCACAAATATAACAAAGTCTCCGTGTTCCTAACCTGTAAAAAAAACTTCAACAGATCAATAAGAAAACTGTGAACAAGTtacttaagaaaattaaaataggcaAATTTTATACCTAATCAATTAGTGAAGACTacttatatgtaaaatttaacatgaaaaaaatatgtagtGGGCTAAGTACACTTATATGTTGCTGGTAAGAatgcaaaatatttaacattttaagaaaacaatttgtCTTTTCATATGAAGAGTATTAAACAGATTTTTAACCTTGGTTTGAGCAATTTCACTCATAGGAATTTTCCATAGAAAAAAGGTCACACATCCAAGAGATTGACATTACTgatttcacacacacatacacacacacacacagagacacacacacacacacacacacgacaatGTTAAAggtaaaacaatgataaaatagCTAATAATGTTACAAAACACCCATATGATGTAACATTATACCATCACTCAACAGTATTTTCAGGACCATTTATTCTGTAGgtgttaaatttattaaatacttattatATGACACATGCTGATTACAAGTATAAAGAtgtctttatatgtatatttactaaCTTGTTTCATCCTCACAACACTACAAAGTAGGTCTTATTGTTAATGTCAATTTACACTTTGCAAACTTGCAGACTTGGGCACAAACAGGTTAAGTAATATGCTAAAAGTTATAGAAATAAGTGGGGTGTATTCAATTCTAACTTCTGTACGCTGATAACTGACCCTAGACTCTTTGCAGTGCTGTATACTGCCACTATATAATATAGGAAAAAGAACTATATGCTAGTAggttaaaaaaatctgttttacaCCCACACATCAACTCAGTAAAATGCAAGCCTgtattaaaatggaagaaaattcatATAAATACGTGTAGGAATTATCTCTACTCAGCCTTGCCTTCCAAACATGATATACTACTACTATACTTTCTGAACCTAGTCTCAGTTACTGTTTTAAATTACTATAGGAATTGATTTAAAAAGTGTTAGCGAATCTTCAAACAGCAATATCCCCCAAAAGAGTGTCATTTACTTAGCcatatcattttatattatttttaatcttcaaaatgCAACTCACAGCTTTTGTTCACATCTTTTGTTTTCAATATTCTCAGACTTATAAACAAACTAATAGTAGTGCAGCATAATTAAGCTGGTGAGAAAATGCATTATGTTGTCCTCTCCGTCTTTagcacaaacacacagacacactgacTTAAATATCCACACCCACCACGCATGCGAACACTGCAATGGTTGGAATGTTACAAGATAGCCTTGGATAATGGAAAATCACTATTTTGCTTCTTTGCTTTTGTATTAGCGAGAAATAAGCAAAGTTGTTTATCATGAACCTTGCTTATGGACTACCTTCACctcctattttcttcattttattaataattacattttagGAACTATAAAGTATCTCCACgtcaaaaaccaacaaacaagcaaagacaCTCGTTAGAGTGTTTCATACGGCTGAtgtttagaaagaagaaaaagagcaagTACAATGCAAATACAAGCAAATTACTACCAGTTGGGGCATTAGACAAGAAGTCTATATAACCTTTTAATAAGGTCAGTTGGTCTAAATTTGTGCAAATCTCAAGACATCTCCCCCTTTGATGTTTGGGTTTTACTTACACCACCCACTTGAAACTTTCCTTTCTCTGGTTCTTTTCCTTTCACTGATCCAATATAAACTTCTAATGTTAGGGGTCATGTCCCAAGGTAGGAACCCATTTAACTAAATACCTTCTTgggaaaataaagattaaattttaaatagagtgAAGAGTAATTTTAGATAGTGTAAACCATGCCCGATAAATTACTTCATGGAGAGAAGATTTAAAGAGCATTTGACAAATCCAGTTACATTCCTTCACTTTTCTGTTAAATGCTATACTCTGCACTGTATTGGTTTTACCATTAGTATTTGATTCATAACATGAATCTTTTGACTCTCAGGAGAAGGAATTTTGGAAGCTAGCCATGATCCTTCCCTAGAGCCTGGAGTGTGCCGGTAGCATGTATTTTCCCAGTACCCTCCTCAAGGCCCCCATGACCTCCTTATTTCTCAGGCTGTAGATGAGCGGATTCAGGGCTGGAGTGACAATTGTGTAGAAAACAGAGATGATGTTGTCTTGTCTGGTGCTGTGGAAGGAACTGGGCAAGACATACATGAATGTGGCAGCTCCATAGAACATCCCAACCACAGCCAGGTGGGAAGAGCAGGTGACAAGGGCTTTCTTCCTCCCCTCATTTGATGGCATATGGAGCGCAGCAAGTAGAATTTGTGTATAGGAGGCCAGTATAGCAGCAAGAGAGGGAATCAGGAAGGTCACACCCATCACATATACCATGAGCTCATATCTGGAGGTATCAGCACAGGCCAACTTCAGCAAGGGTGGGATCTCACAGAGAAGATGCCTGATCTCCTGGGCCCTGCAGAAGGGATAGTGCATGGTGTACACGGTATATATTAGGGCACTTAGGGATGCCAGGATCCAGGACGTGGCCACCATAAGCCAGCAGACTCTTGGGCTCATGAGGGTCATGTATTTCAGAGGATGACAAATGGCCACATACCTGTCATAGGCCATGAAGGCCAGTAGGAGGTCCTCAGCACCACCCATTGTCAGTGCCAGGAACATCTGAAGGGCACAGCCTCCAAAGGAGATAGTGTTTTCTCTGCGCAGAAAGTCCGCAAGGGCCTTGGGAGTGACAACAGATGTGAACAGGAGGTCCATGAGAGACAGCTGCCCAAGCAGGAGGTACATGGGCATGTGGAGCCGGGCTTCCGTGGTGATAGCCAGGAGCAGCAGGCCATTGCTGGTCAGGGCCAACATGTATAGGATTGTAATTGTAGCACAGAGCAGTTCAGGAGACCCACTGTCATTCAGAATCCCCACCAAGATGAAGCCACTTCCCAAGGTGAAGTTCCAGAGCTCCATGCTGTGGTTTCTTTCATCACCTAGAACAAGATGGATACTTCATGAATTTTTGCTAAGATGAACTCTAGTTTTGTGATATCAGAGGCTCCTTAGGACATGAATCCACTGAGATGTTACCCTTTCCGCTGATAACTGACTTTGCCTCTCGATTTCTGAATGTCTGACTTCTCACTGTATTTTGATAAAAGTTCCATCTAAATGGAGAACAGACATCACAGTAATAACTAAACATTAAGAGATCACACATAAAATCTTATTTAGGACATTAAACCTGAACATGTATCTTTCCAAAAGCAATAAATTATCTTTCTCTGAAGATTAAAGAAATATTCTGACACACAAATCCTTGATTATCCTTGTAACTATCCAGTTAGTTTTCTTCATAGACTTGTTTTGATATGAAATTCCAAACAGGTACAGAGACTGGTTTTCAATAAAGCACTTTCACTTCTTTTTCCATAGAACTTACAGCCACATTTGTTTGCAGTACTCAAGGCGGTAGATGAAAGCCTCATTAGTAGGCTAAAACTTGTCCACCTTAGTTACCTCTCTCGGCCAGCCCCACATTCTACAGAAGCTTGAGAGAGAAGGGATAATGGACTGTCTGAGACAAGAGAATGTTGTGTTTGAGAAGATGTTGCATTTAGAGCTAAATACTTTAGGGTCAATGCAAACGTGTTTATTTAAAACAGATTATATTAAGATGTGAGCTTGGAAGGGCTCTGAAATATAACATATGAGGTCTTTCCTAGGAAGATCAAGGATGTTTGTGTTTGGGAGAAATGGTGAAAGGGAACAAGAGAGCATCTATTATATGCTGTAATTATGCTCAATAATTCTATCCCCTCTCCTGCCTTTGACCAGATGTTCACGGTCCCTTCTGCAGGGCCAGAACATTTAAACTTGGCAGAAGGACCACAGGAATAGGGAGGAACTCCTTTTCCAGAAAGCAGCTGTTGGCATTGTGGTACCCAATCCCATGGAGAAGCCAAGGAGAAGGACAAGGGCCTAAGATTGACAGGAGTCTGTGTGCATTGTGAAACTGGATAGATAAAGCCAACTCTGAACATGCAGTTAAAGATTTTGAAGGGAAGCATCCTCTGTCAATCATTTCCCCATATACGGCATCTATGTTTTCATATTTCACTGGTTTCCACTGGCCTCTTATGGGGCCATTAGTACCTTAATGGTTAAAAGGTATAAGAACATGCAATGGACATATCATCACTTTTTAGATGGCCCTTTAGGATATTCATCATCTGATAGATGCAAAAATGCATTACCGGGAGCCAGCAGAGCACACAGGGTCTAAAGACAAGTATTGCGATTTCCACCAGGAAGCAGATACTCATGCCTGGGCTGTAGCACAGTCCTTATTGGTTCTCTTTTCGGGTTCAGAAAATTAAGAATAGACAAATTGGAACAGGCTATGAAGCCCAAACATTATACTAGGGAATCTGGCAGACCGAGTAGTTCAAGTTCTTAGGACTTGACTCCATTTTTCCTACTCAACTTTGGACTCCATTTTTCCTACTCAACTTACCTAGAGGCACACCTTTCCCTGAAATAAATACAAAGTCCTTACCTCAGGTTGTGAGAAGCTTAGCTGTCTGACCACTCAGACTTTCCTAGGGATTGTTTGAAGTTCAAGGATGTTCCAGTCGAAATGGGAAGAAAGGATGTGGCTTTCTTCAGCAGTGTTCAGTTGGTTTAATATTGCCAAGTTGGGTTAAATGTCTGAAAAGTACTAGTGAGATCAGATGTCAGGGCCCTTCTATTCCTTCCACTTATCTGCAGGTCTACCCTAGAGATAGCAGTGGATGCAGACAGACTGCTAATACAGAATTTGGGTAGTTTCCTATATAGGAAGATTACTTTCTTGTTCTCACACCTGTGAAGAACTAGTAGAAACTACTTTCATACAGGTTGCCAGGGAGAGAGCCCCTCTAGCCCTAGAGCAGTTACCAGACTGAGTTCTTGGGTTCAGATACTCAGACTTTCCTTCATTCTTGCTGGGGTCAGGGAGCAAAGATAAAAGCTGCAGGGTCCTGGAGGAAGTAGATATTGAGTCGATATTGAAAGAGCTGCCCAAAGGAGATTCTCTTGtcccctgcctcactctccctggAGCCAAAGGTGAGCCAGAGCCTTGTCCTGAGAGAGGCTGACCTGTCTTCTGATCCATGATCTCTTCCCTCTATTTTACCCCTATGTTCCGAGGGACTTATCCTCTCAACTCAAATGGCTTCCCTGGAAATGCTGGCCCAGGATCAGGATGACAATTAATCCTCATGGGTGTGTTTCCTGGCCTGGTATTCCTATATTCTTCTTTCACTAAATAAGCTCCTAGGCTCTATGTTTCTATTCCACAAGGGAGGCACTGATGGCTTGTTTCTAAATTAACTCAATAGAGCAGGACACAAAGTCTCCTTATGTGGCCAGCCCTCTGTCCCAGAAAATAAGGTGGGTTTCCTTACTTATGTGGCATGCTGCTTCCTTCTTTATGATCCTTTTACCCTGGACTATTTCCTATTCAATATGACTGCTCCCTGAGGAGTCTGTAAATGTGAGGTCTTCCCCTCATTGACCTTTGGCAATCCAGTATGGCTTATATGTCTTGGTGTTACTGTGTTCTTCCACCAGTGATGCTTAAAGAGTAAATAGTTTTCTAAGTATTAGGCacgaaaacaaaaaggaattcaTACAGTACTGAACTTGAAGAGTATCAACATTAATGAACACATTTATATTCTCCCAGAAATAAAAGACAGATTACCCACTAAGTAAAGACAACTAGATAATAGTGGACTATCAATAGCAGCAATAGGACAAAGGAGAAATATATTCAAAAGTGCTGAGGAAACTTAACTGCACACCTATGATTCCAGGCACAGCTGAGCCATTATTAATGAATTAGGACAAAGTAAAAATGACATTGAAAAGTATTTATCCCCAAACACTcccaataaaataatttcagcaaGGAGAAAAGTGGCACCTAGAAAATGTATACAAGGAGAAACAATGAACTTAGAAATTGATTCAATAAGTGAACTGGTAAGTTTAATtcgtgaaaaataaaatatgtttatatttttaaaagagtcaaACTaaaattcttcacaaaaataataacatgagTGGAATTTTCCTATGGGTACTTGACGTCTGTAGAAGCAGAATATTAAAAGCTTcatactcattcatttaacactataatttccttttttcattattCATTAAAGTGCAAtctacatacagtaaaattcaccttttttaatatacagttttacaagttttgacaaatgtatatagtCATGAGACCACCACCAAAATCAAGACACAGAAGTTTCATCAGCCACAAGAATTCTCAGGTACCTGTTTgtattcctcccctccccctcccaagcCCCTGCCAACTGTCTGATCTGTTTACTGTCactattattttgtcttttccaaaatgtcacatAAATGACATCATACGTTTTGAGCCTAGCTTCATTCACTTAGAAAAATAtgtttgagattcatccatattctAGCAGTACTTTCTCATTTAATACTGAATAGTACCCAATTGTATGGATCTATCAtcgtttgtttatccattcaccagttgaaggacatttctgttgtttcctaTTTTGTTGATTATGAAAAAACCATCATAAAATTTTATGTACAGATTTTGACATGAACATAAATTGTCTATTCACTTGGGAAAATACCTCAGAGTAAAACTGATTGGTTATGTAGTAAGTGTATGTCTAGGTTTATAAAACTTTGCCAGACTTTTCCATATTGACtgaaccattttgcattcccaattttatttccattttgcattattttaagctgtaaagaataggctttttaaattttaactcaaaatgaatgaaatactgCCTGAGGCCTTACATTTCAAGTCTTCCCAATTaacatgcaaagaaaaaagaagagttttttaaaggaaacagGATTATTCATGCCAATAAAGAAGGAGGTACAATTCCAAACAGAAAGTCATCTAAGaaaacacatacatgcatacatgctTAGAGCTGGAGACTGAAAACATTATCACAATTAAGTGCTGTCTACATGGTAACATTGAAAATGTTCTTACAAAAttgcttaaaaattttttgagatatgtaaattataaagatttattttatttactatggAATATAGCTTTTAATCTCTAGGCCCTTTTATACTCATTTGTCATCATAGGTAATGATATGAAAATCCCCACTTAAcagtttataaaacataaaaaaatcattttctttgtcAGACAAGTGAGTCATAAACCTTGAGTCATAAAGTCTTTgtgtcaaaatataatttttggaaAGCTACAAATATGATGCCCACAAATATAGAATGATATATATGTTAACTTAATAAGAAAGTTTGCAAGATAGTAAATCTGACTCAAAAGGCATTTGAAGAATAGTTAATGTTAGAACATGTCTATCTTGTTGAAATATATAAGATTACAAGAaatcttcattctgttgatatgaggTATCACCTTGTTTGATGTGTATGCTGAACCATCCTTTTATCTCTGGGCCACCTTAACCATTTTTGAGGTGTACAGTTCAACAGCATTAAGTACACTCATATTGTTGTgttgccatcaccaccatccatcttcagaactttttttttgagatggagtctcactctgtcatccagactggagtgcaatggaattgtctcagctcactgcaacctccgcctcgcgggttcaaccaattctcccacctcaacctcctgagtagctgggactacaggtacgtgccaccacacctggctaatttttcttttatattttttgtagagatggggtttcactatgttgaccaggctggtctcgaactcctgacctcgtggtccgcccgcctcggcctcccaaagtgctgggattacaggcgtgagccaccgcacccagcctgctgtTTTTTAGAACAAGAAAAATTGTGGTATTAACAAATTTTAGGAGACTGAATCAAACACTCAGTTTTGGATTAAAAGTGAAATGCTTACTAGCCATCTAGGCAGAAAGGTCACATCAGCAATTGGCTAAATGAGTTTGTGCTTCAGATGAAGTCATGTCCTTGGGAGTTGATATGCATTTAAACCTATGGGATGATGAAATTGCCAGAGAATATTGAATGAGAAGAAAAGGAGGCTTGAATGGAGCCACAAGCCGCTTCAATATTTAGCGTCACGTTGAAGAGAAGAAGTTGGCCAAGTAAAGCCTGAATCCAGTGGAGTACTTAGAAAACCTGTTGGTTGTAGTGGCCTGAGAGTAAAAAATGATGCTCCCAAAAGGAGAGAATGATCCAATTCTGTCAAATGTGGCTGAATGTGTGAGCAGGATGAAGATAAAGAAATGATACCAAACTCAGTATCACTTCTTTATCTTCATCCTGCTCACACATTCAGCCACATTTGACAGAATTGGATCATtctgaagatggaaaccatcattctcagcaaactatcacaaagacaaaaaaccaaacaccgcatgttctcactcataggtgggaattgaacaatgagaacactgggacacaggaaggggaacatcacacactggggcctgttgtggggtggggagagtggggagggatagcattaggagatatacctaatgtaaatgacaagttaatgggtgcagcacaccaacatggcacatgtatacatatgtaacaaacctgcacgttgtgcacatgtaccctagaacttaaagtacaataaaatatatgtatatatatataaaagaagtgATACTGAGTTTGGTGTAGGAACATTGTTGCTGACTCTGACAAGCACAATTGTAGTAATGTGGGGCTGAGGGCAGAGAAGACTGATTACAGTGGCATGAGCCATAGATGGTAGAAAAGGATGTGGAAACTTTGGGTATAGACACATCTTTCAAGATGATTTGCTGTGAGAATTGGGGGAACTGTAAGGGAAATGTAATTTCAACAGAAGACTTCCCTTAGATAGAAGATATTGGAGCATATGTGTAACCTATAGTAATTTTCCAGTAGAGAGATGATGTAGAAGTGAATCAGGTAATTGCAAGACCGATTTCTTTGGGTATTAGGAGAATAAGATATGAAGAGCATTAGTGGAGGATTTGGCCTCTTACAGGCATTTTCAAAGATGAAAAGCTATGTGAAGATGTATGGTAAATTGGTAGTGGAAAATGAGGAAGTCCTATATGATTGCTTCTAGTTTTCCAATGATGTATGAGGCAATTTCAGAAGCTGAGAGTGAAGGTATAAAATGGTATTTTCAGAGAATAAGAAAGTGTATTAGGGCTGTGCAAGATACTATGTTCTTGGTGCAGAAGACTGAATATTGCAAAGAGGCAACATTCCCAAATTAATTTATGAGTTAAATATAACCACAATGAATATAATAATGGGATTTTTTGACATTTGGCAGATGAATGAAAAGCTTATGAGAAATAACAGataataaaacataatgaaaGGTCAGTgaggagaaacagaaaaggaGAGCCTTGAGAGACTACTGGAACTAGAGA
Coding sequences within:
- the LOC129007601 gene encoding olfactory receptor 2AG1; translated protein: MELWNFTLGSGFILVGILNDSGSPELLCATITILYMLALTSNGLLLLAITTEARLHMPMYLLLGQLSLMDLLFTSVVTPKALADFLRRENTISFGGCALQMFLALTMGGAEDLLLAFMAYDRYVAICHPLKYMTLMSPRVCWLMVATSWILASLSALIYTVYTMHYPFCRAQEIRHLLCEIPPLLKLACADTSRYELMVYVMGVTFLIPSLAAILASYTQILLAALHMPSNEGRKKALVTCSSHLAVVGMFYGAATFMYVLPSSFHSTRQDNIISVFYTIVTPALNPLIYSLRNKEVMGALRRVLGKYMLPAHSRL